A single window of Longimicrobium sp. DNA harbors:
- a CDS encoding class I SAM-dependent methyltransferase produces the protein MADLPVTADAPALKGEVREFWDRASCGEVYARGGTLREQYDNHAGARYRLEPYIHPFARFAEGRGRDVLEIGVGMGADHLEWAKAGPASLSGIDLTPRAIEHAATRLALHGFRSRLEVADAECLPFADGSFDLVYSWGVLHHSPDTARAVREVWRVLRPGGRARVMIYHKHSLVGYMLWARYALLAGNARRTLDQVYAAHLESPGTKAYTVGEARNLFRDFARVEARSCLAFGDLLQGEVGQGHPGALLSVAKLLWPRWLLSRVAKRLGLMILIEAEK, from the coding sequence ATGGCAGACCTGCCGGTGACCGCGGATGCGCCGGCGCTGAAAGGCGAGGTGCGGGAGTTCTGGGACCGCGCCTCCTGCGGCGAGGTGTACGCCCGCGGCGGCACCCTGCGCGAGCAGTACGACAACCACGCCGGGGCCCGCTACCGCCTGGAGCCGTACATCCACCCCTTCGCGCGGTTCGCCGAGGGGCGGGGCCGCGACGTGCTGGAGATCGGCGTAGGCATGGGCGCCGACCACCTGGAATGGGCGAAGGCCGGTCCGGCGTCGCTCTCGGGGATCGACCTGACGCCGCGGGCCATCGAGCACGCGGCAACGCGCCTGGCGCTGCACGGGTTCCGCTCGCGGCTGGAGGTGGCCGACGCGGAGTGCCTGCCCTTCGCCGACGGGTCCTTCGACCTGGTCTACTCGTGGGGCGTCCTGCACCACAGCCCCGACACCGCGCGCGCGGTGCGCGAGGTGTGGCGCGTGCTGCGTCCGGGCGGGAGGGCGCGCGTGATGATCTACCACAAGCACTCCCTGGTGGGGTACATGCTCTGGGCGCGCTACGCGCTCCTGGCCGGGAACGCGCGCCGCACCCTCGACCAGGTGTACGCCGCACACCTGGAGAGCCCCGGGACCAAGGCGTACACCGTGGGAGAGGCGCGGAACCTCTTCCGCGACTTCGCGCGGGTGGAGGCGCGCTCGTGCCTCGCTTTCGGCGACCTGCTGCAGGGCGAGGTGGGGCAGGGCCACCCGGGCGCGCTGCTGAGCGTGGCCAAGCTCCTCTGGCCGCGATGGCTTCTCTCCCGCGTGGCGAAGCGCCTGGGGCTGATGATCCTGATCGAAGCGGAGAAGTAG
- a CDS encoding glycosyltransferase family 4 protein, protein MAMRWVVVQNGSWLGYQIPLALEEAGKLEAVATDWYSPLDRPWFQLVAGGLPAGVVAGLRRRYREGVPSRKVRSWPDGPVRVKLGGAMEREDYRLGVRGGRLAAARGAALFSFSYYAYGAFTASGGGARPRLLHQVHPHPDSLRAIFREEMERTPEAMESLRGEQEISATPTRLEQMSEEPRMAHLCLAASGYTRRTLIENGVDPARIRVVPYGVDLDAFVPPAAPPAGPFRVLFVGQMVQRKGLTYLFEAWKRLALPNAELVLAGRGRMDGPLLARYGSLFRREASVSPSRLRELYQSSDVFCMPSLAEGSGMVYLESLACGTPVIGTPNTGAADLIDDGEQGFLVPVRDVDALAERLLWCYEHREELQAMRAAARMRAERFTWGAFRKGVADMVLEAEAGAG, encoded by the coding sequence ATGGCGATGCGGTGGGTGGTGGTACAGAACGGCTCATGGCTGGGATACCAGATCCCGCTGGCGCTGGAGGAGGCCGGAAAGCTGGAGGCCGTGGCCACGGACTGGTACTCGCCGCTGGATCGACCGTGGTTCCAGCTGGTGGCGGGCGGCCTTCCCGCCGGGGTGGTCGCCGGCCTGCGCCGGCGCTACCGGGAGGGTGTGCCCTCGCGCAAGGTGCGGTCGTGGCCCGACGGGCCCGTGCGGGTAAAGCTGGGGGGCGCCATGGAGCGCGAAGACTACCGGCTGGGGGTTCGGGGCGGCCGGCTGGCCGCGGCCCGGGGCGCGGCGCTCTTTTCCTTCAGCTACTACGCCTACGGGGCCTTCACGGCCTCCGGCGGCGGGGCGCGACCGCGGCTGCTCCACCAGGTGCACCCGCACCCCGACTCGCTGCGGGCGATCTTCCGCGAGGAGATGGAGCGGACTCCGGAAGCGATGGAGTCCCTCCGCGGGGAGCAGGAGATCTCGGCCACCCCCACGCGGCTGGAGCAGATGTCCGAAGAGCCCCGCATGGCCCACCTGTGCCTCGCCGCGTCGGGGTACACGCGGCGGACGCTGATCGAGAACGGGGTGGACCCTGCCCGGATCCGCGTGGTGCCGTACGGGGTGGACCTGGACGCCTTCGTTCCCCCCGCCGCGCCGCCGGCCGGCCCCTTCCGGGTGCTGTTCGTGGGGCAGATGGTGCAGCGCAAGGGGCTCACCTACCTGTTCGAAGCCTGGAAGCGGCTGGCGCTCCCCAACGCCGAGCTGGTGCTCGCCGGCCGGGGGAGGATGGACGGCCCGCTGCTCGCCCGCTACGGCAGCCTCTTCCGGCGGGAAGCCAGCGTTTCGCCGTCGCGCCTTCGCGAGCTGTACCAGTCCAGCGACGTCTTCTGCATGCCCTCGCTGGCCGAGGGTTCCGGGATGGTGTACCTGGAGTCACTGGCGTGCGGCACTCCCGTGATCGGCACGCCCAACACCGGTGCCGCCGACCTCATCGACGACGGGGAGCAGGGCTTCCTCGTTCCCGTCCGCGACGTGGACGCGCTGGCCGAGCGGCTGCTGTGGTGCTATGAGCACCGGGAAGAGCTCCAGGCCATGCGTGCCGCGGCGCGGATGCGGGCCGAGCGGTTCACCTGGGGCGCCTTCCGGAAGGGCGTGGCCGACATGGTCCTCGAGGCCGAGGCCGGGGCGGGGTAG